In Pyrus communis chromosome 8, drPyrComm1.1, whole genome shotgun sequence, one genomic interval encodes:
- the LOC137742097 gene encoding uncharacterized protein: MATPGVLNREDGFFLNSPILEPRNGESVKSRGMSIEKKIELLESMAGTVSNRRSRRWVNDRILLELVPRLNAEEIRGLFAPPPWGDDVPLSAFCMTNVREWDTFRNIDMDKQANVIDSMKGPSAKKKSPVDADKTAVLNAWRRVDCRTREALRRGVFAELVEFYEERVRAFVTETEDGDGDVLILQVQDPLRRLLLHGVCEFYNLVSVTVAESENGESTKMTKITKKKGRPIELPKITLSHFLKMNKQGMW; this comes from the exons ATGGCGACTCCCGGCGTTCTCAACAGAGAAGACGGCTTTTTCCTCAACTCTCCTATCCTCGAACCTCGAAATG GAGAGAGTGTCAAATCCCGTGGAATGTCGATTGAGAAGAAGATTGAGCTGCTTGAGAGCATGGCTGGAACG GTTAGCAACCGACGGTCTCGAAGATGGGTAAATGATCGGATTTTGTTGGAACTTGTTCCTCGTCTAAATGCAGAAGAAATCAGAGGCTTGTTTGCTCCACCACCTTGGG GTGATGATGTACCGCTGTCAGCATTTTGCATGACTAATGTGCGAGAGTGGGATACATTTAGGAATATAGACATGGATAAGCAG GCTAATGTGATTGATTCCATGAAGGGCCCAAGTGCAAAGAAGAAGAGTCCTGTTGATGCTGATAAAACGGCCGTCTTGAATGCATGGCGTAGGGTTGATTGTCGAACAAGAGAGGCACTTCGCCGTGGCGTTTTCGCAGAACTTGTTGAGTTCTATGAG GAGCGCGTACGGGCCTTTGTTACAGAGACTGAAGATGGAGATGGAGATGTTCTGATCCTGCAGGTTCAAGATCCTCTCCGTCGATTGTTGCTCCATGGTGTTTGCGAG TTCTACAACTTGGTCTCGGTGACGGTTGCTGAATCGGAGAATGGGGAGTCAACTAAGATGACAAAGATAACGAAGAAAAAAGGGCGTCCGATCGAACTTCCAAAGATCACTCTGTCCCATTTCTTGAAGATGAACAAACAAGGAATGTGGTGA